The Pectobacterium sp. A5351 genome contains the following window.
GATGCTTTCTTCCGGGAACGGATAAAGTGCCGCGCAGGCGATAGTCAGGTTATCGCGTACCACGACGGTGAATTTGTCGATCTCCATTTCTAACTGTTCGCGCGAGCGTCTGACCAGAATACCTTGCTCTTCCAGCGGGCGAATCAGTTCCAGAATGCCGCCGATGTCATTGATGGTTGCACGGCGAACCTGCTCGGCGCTTTCCATCACGATCTGCGTACCGATGCCGTCACGTGAGAACAGCTCCTGCAGCAGCGCACCGTCATCCTGATAGCTGATCAGGTGGCTGCGGCGCACACCGCTACGGCAGGCTTTAACCGCGCCGCGCAGGAATCGAACCGTACCCGAATGGTAATCGCCAGCCTGTTCCAGTGCATCAATACGCTTCTGTGCATCGTCAGGGAACAGCTCGGAAATGATGTTGCCTTCTTCATTGGTCACGCCCTGTGAGGAGCAGAAACCGATCATCTTTTCCGCTTTCAGCTTAATGGCGAGCTGGGTCGCGACCTCTTCCGAGGTTAAATTGAAACTTTCACCCGTGACAGAAACCGCAACCGGTCCGAGCAGGACAATCGCGCCGCTATTCAGCTGGCGATGAACGGCTTCTTCATCAATGCGGCGAATGCGGCCGCTGTGGCAGTAGTCCACGCCGTCATCAACGCCAAGCGGTTGCGCGATAATAAAATTACCGCTGACGACATTAATATGGGCACCTTGCAGCGGCGTGTTGTTCAGGCTCATCGACAGTCGGGCCGTGATGTCCAACTGCAGCATCCCCGCCGCCTGCTTAACCAGCTCCAGCGTGGCGCTGTCGGTGATGCGGGTGTTTTTATGGTAGTGAGGCTCGTAGTGATGCGTTGTCAGGTTGGCATCGATCTGGGGGCGAGCGCCATAAACGACGACCAGCTTAATCCCCAGACTGTGCAGCAGCCCGATATCATTTACGATGCTAGAGAAGTTGGCATGCTCAATGGCTTCGCCACCTAACATGATGACAAACGTTTTGCCACGGTGGGCATTGATATAGGGAACTGAATGGCGGAAGCCCTGAACCAGTTCTGTACTACGTTCCTTCACTGCGAGCCCTCTTTGCATTTTTATTCGTAATTTATGTATTTTTATTCTTTATGGCGTAAAAGGCAAGAGGAAGTATTCACCATAAAAGCGAGGTTAATGCTTCAAATTTATGATATCCGCCTGTTATAAGGCCTGCAGATGATTTTTGCATGACAGGGCAGAGCAGATTCGTTAAAGTTTTTGACAATTTTTACCTTTATTCATTTTTTGATCGCTTATCCCATGCAGTAGCAAACAAAAATTCAGGATAACGCACAGCAATCAGATCGGAGCGGCATGTCTCATTCGAATCATCATCTGACTCGACGGCGTCTATTACAAAGCGCAGCAGCAACCTGGCTGTTAAGCGTAAGTGGTGTAGGGATGGCGGCGACAACACAGGTTGTTGCCGTGCGCGTCTGGCCGTCTTCTGCCTATACCCGCGTCACGCTGGAATCTAATCACCCGCTGAAATATAAACAGTTTAGTCTCAGTAATCCTGAACGCATTGTGGTGGATATCGAAAATGTTCACCTGAACAGCGTATTGAAGGAAATAGCCAGCCAGTTTCAGCAGGATAACGATCCGCTGATTAAAGAAGCGCGCATCGGCCAGTTTGATAAAAGCACGGTGCGTTTGGTGCTGGAACTCAAACAGCAGGTGACGACCAAAGTCTTTACGCTGGGGCCGGTGGCCGAATTCAAGCATCGGCTGGTGCTGGATTTGTACCCTGCGGCAGGGCGCTATGACAACGAAGAAGATCCGCTGCTGGCGCTGTTGGAGGATTACAACAAAGGCGATCTGGAGCGCACGCTGCCAGCAGAAGCGCCGAAAGCCGGGAAGGCCGGGCGGGATCGTCCGCTGATTATTATGCTCGACCCTGGTCATGGCGGTGAAGATCCCGGTGCGATTGGCAAGAATAAAACGCGCGAGAAAGACATCGTGCTGCAAATCGCCCGCCGCCTGCGCAAGCTGATCGATAATGAATCCAACATGAAAGCGCATATGACGCGCAATGAAGATGTGTTCATTCCGCTGCGCGTGCGGGTGGCGAAAGCGCGCAAGCAGCGTGCCGATCTGTTCATTTCGATTCATGCGGATGCGTTTACCAATCGTTCGGCAAGAGGATCGTCGGTTTTTGCCCTCTCGAAGAAAGGGGCAACCAGTACCGCCGCCAGATTTCTGGCAGAAACTCAGAACGAATCGGATTTGATTGGCGGCGTGAGCATGAGCGGCGATCGCTATCTGGATCACACCATGTTCGATCTGGTGCAGACCGTCACTATCAGCGACAGCCTGAAGTTTGGTCAAGAGATCCTGAGTCGGTTGGGTAAAGTGAATCGCCTGCATAAAAACAGCGTCGATCAGGCTGGGTTTGCGGTACTGAAAGCGCCGGATATTCCGTCTGTTCTGGTTGAGACGGCATTTATCAGTAATCTGGAGGAAGAGCGCAAGCTGCGTACCAGCCAGTTTCAACAGCAGATTGCCGAATCCATTTTTGCAGGCATTAAAGCCTACTTTGCCAGTCAGGCTCAGCAGTAGTTGATGTTGCTGATGTCGCACGATGGCTGCGCCTAACCGGCGCGGTTCAGAGGAAAGAGGTCGCGCAGAAAACAAAAAAGCACCCGTTAAGGTGCTTTATCGCTGCGTTCTTAATCGAACAGAACGTAATTGAAAATAGTCTTAATTGGTTGCGGGGGCCGGATTCGAACCGACGACCTTCGGGTTATGAGCCCGACGAGCTACCAGGCTGCTCCACCCCGCGTCCGTATGACTTTCTTTACTACTTTTACTTCCCTTGATGGACGACTCACATCAATTGGTTGCGGGGGCCGGATTCGAACCGACGACCTTCGGGTTATGAGCCCGACGAGCTACCAGGCTGCTCCACCCCGCGTCCGTACTAACTTTTTACTATTGACTATCTTTTACTACTTTCACTTTTCTTGATGGACGACTCACATCAATTGGTTGCGGGGGCCGGATTTGAACCGACGACCTTCGGGTTATGAGCCCGACGAGCTACCAGGCTGCTCCACCCCGCGTCCGTGGATGCGCACTATACTCTCCATGAGT
Protein-coding sequences here:
- the argA gene encoding amino-acid N-acetyltransferase — protein: MQRGLAVKERSTELVQGFRHSVPYINAHRGKTFVIMLGGEAIEHANFSSIVNDIGLLHSLGIKLVVVYGARPQIDANLTTHHYEPHYHKNTRITDSATLELVKQAAGMLQLDITARLSMSLNNTPLQGAHINVVSGNFIIAQPLGVDDGVDYCHSGRIRRIDEEAVHRQLNSGAIVLLGPVAVSVTGESFNLTSEEVATQLAIKLKAEKMIGFCSSQGVTNEEGNIISELFPDDAQKRIDALEQAGDYHSGTVRFLRGAVKACRSGVRRSHLISYQDDGALLQELFSRDGIGTQIVMESAEQVRRATINDIGGILELIRPLEEQGILVRRSREQLEMEIDKFTVVVRDNLTIACAALYPFPEESIGEMACVAVHPDYRSSSRGDMLLLRIAAQARQQGLQKLFVLTTHSIHWFQERGFLPAEVEMLPKKKQALYNYQRRSKILVLDL
- the amiC gene encoding N-acetylmuramoyl-L-alanine amidase AmiC, whose amino-acid sequence is MSHSNHHLTRRRLLQSAAATWLLSVSGVGMAATTQVVAVRVWPSSAYTRVTLESNHPLKYKQFSLSNPERIVVDIENVHLNSVLKEIASQFQQDNDPLIKEARIGQFDKSTVRLVLELKQQVTTKVFTLGPVAEFKHRLVLDLYPAAGRYDNEEDPLLALLEDYNKGDLERTLPAEAPKAGKAGRDRPLIIMLDPGHGGEDPGAIGKNKTREKDIVLQIARRLRKLIDNESNMKAHMTRNEDVFIPLRVRVAKARKQRADLFISIHADAFTNRSARGSSVFALSKKGATSTAARFLAETQNESDLIGGVSMSGDRYLDHTMFDLVQTVTISDSLKFGQEILSRLGKVNRLHKNSVDQAGFAVLKAPDIPSVLVETAFISNLEEERKLRTSQFQQQIAESIFAGIKAYFASQAQQ